The Thermodesulfobacteriota bacterium nucleotide sequence AATGAGTTACACCAGCAACTGCGTTCTTTGTGCAGGTTGAGATTCAAGATAGTGCAATCACAGACGCGGGTGAAGAATCGGATAAAGGGGCATTTGGCGTTTTACGGTTATGTTATACCCGGTCATGAAGAGCTCCCCCACTGGTCTGGGGGATTTATAAAGTGGCTGAAGGGGTTAGAGTTTTCCTATGGGATGGGTAGGGATTATCTCAGGCTATGTCTGGAGGAGTTGGAGAGCCACCGTCGGCGGTTAGTAGAGGTGCTGAGGTTAGTGCGGAAGTATTGTCGGGAGTATGGGATTGAGGAAGAGGTGAAGAATCTTCGTAGAGTACCTGGGGTTGGTTTTGTTGGGGCGATGACTTTATATGGGGAGTTAATGGAGATGAGCCGGTTCCGGAGTATAGATCGTCTTGCTTGTTATGTAGGGTTAGTGCCATCGGTAAGTGGATCTGGGGAGAGGGAAACCAACCGGGGTTTGAGCTTCCGGCGTAACCGGTATTTACGGTATGTGATGATAGAGGGGGCCTGGGTAGCGGTAAGAAAAGACCCGGCGTTGGGGTATGTGTTTAGTCAATTAATCA carries:
- a CDS encoding IS110 family transposase — encoded protein: MKKQGIDYTNQDFFLGIDVHQKNWIVTVRTNHMELKTFSIQKEKSTKTDKVDSRKLAVELENGRLKGIYIPNELHQQLRSLCRLRFKIVQSQTRVKNRIKGHLAFYGYVIPGHEELPHWSGGFIKWLKGLEFSYGMGRDYLRLCLEELESHRRRLVEVLRLVRKYCREYGIEEEVKNLRRVPGVGFVGAMTLYGELMEMSRFRSIDRLACYVGLVPSVSGSGERETNRGLSFRRNRYLRYVMIEGAWVAVRKDPALGYVFSQLIRRMSKQKAIVRIAKKLLNRIRHVWKSKEAYAYGLIS